A region of Ictidomys tridecemlineatus isolate mIctTri1 chromosome 4, mIctTri1.hap1, whole genome shotgun sequence DNA encodes the following proteins:
- the LOC101974052 gene encoding olfactory receptor 8G50 isoform X1: protein MELYNKMAKGNLSIVTEFILAGLTDKPELQLPLFLLFLGIYVFTVVGNLGMITLIGLSSHLHTPMYYLLSSLSFIDLCQSTVITPKMLVNFVTEKNTISYPECMTQLYFFIVFAIAECHMLAVMAYDRYVAICNPLLYNVTMSNQVCSWLLTEVYSMSLIGSTAHTACMLKVLFCKNNIINHYFCDVLPLLELSCSSTFVNEVVVLCFSVFNIFVPALSILSSYIFIIASILRIRTTEGRAKAFSTCSSHISAVALFFGSAAFMYLQPSAISSMDQGKVSSVFYTIIVPMLNPLIYSLRNKDVKVALNKLLKKSNFS, encoded by the coding sequence AAAATGGCAAAAGGAAATCTTTCCATAGTGACTGAGTTCATCCTGGCTGGATTAACAGACAAACCAGAGCTCCAGctgcccctcttcctcctcttcctgggaATCTATGTGTTCACAGTGGTGGGGAACCTGGGCATGATCACACTTATTGGGCTCAGCTCTCAcctgcacacacccatgtactATCTCCTCAGCAGTCTCTCCTTCATTGACCTCTGTCAATCCACTGTGATCACACCAAAAATGTTGGTGAACTTTGTGACAGAGAAAAACACCATCTCCTACCCTGAATGCATGACTCAGCTCTACTTCTTCATTGTTTTTGCAATTGCAGAGTGTCACATGTTGGCTGTAATGGCATATGACCGCTATGTTGCCATCTGTAACCCCTTGCTTTACAATGTTACCATGTCTAATCAAGTCTGTTCCTGGTTGCTAACTGAGGTGTATAGCATGAGCTTGATTGGTTCCACAGCCCACACAGCCTGCATGCTAAAGGTGCTTTTCTGTAAGAATAATATAATAAACCATTACTTTTGTGATGTTCTTCCACTGTTAGAGCTCTCCTGCTCTAGTACTTTTGTTAATGAGGTAGTAGTTCTGTGTTTCAGTGTGTTCAATATTTTTGTCCCAGCCTTGTCCATCCTCAGCTCTTACATCTTCATCATAGCCAGCATCCTGCGCATTCGCACCACTGAGGGCAGAGCCAAAGCCTTCAGCACCTGCAGCTCCCACATCTCAGCTGTTGCTCTCTTCTTTGGATCTGCTGCATTCATGTACCTGCAGCCATCAGCAATCAGCTCCATGGACCAAGGAAAAGTGTCCTCTGTGTTTTACACCATTATTGTGCCCATGCTGAACCCTTTGATCTACAGCTTGAGGAACAAAGATGTCAAAGTTGCCCTAAATAAGCTTCTCAAAAAAAGTAACTTTTCATGA
- the LOC101974052 gene encoding olfactory receptor 8G50 isoform X2, which yields MAKGNLSIVTEFILAGLTDKPELQLPLFLLFLGIYVFTVVGNLGMITLIGLSSHLHTPMYYLLSSLSFIDLCQSTVITPKMLVNFVTEKNTISYPECMTQLYFFIVFAIAECHMLAVMAYDRYVAICNPLLYNVTMSNQVCSWLLTEVYSMSLIGSTAHTACMLKVLFCKNNIINHYFCDVLPLLELSCSSTFVNEVVVLCFSVFNIFVPALSILSSYIFIIASILRIRTTEGRAKAFSTCSSHISAVALFFGSAAFMYLQPSAISSMDQGKVSSVFYTIIVPMLNPLIYSLRNKDVKVALNKLLKKSNFS from the coding sequence ATGGCAAAAGGAAATCTTTCCATAGTGACTGAGTTCATCCTGGCTGGATTAACAGACAAACCAGAGCTCCAGctgcccctcttcctcctcttcctgggaATCTATGTGTTCACAGTGGTGGGGAACCTGGGCATGATCACACTTATTGGGCTCAGCTCTCAcctgcacacacccatgtactATCTCCTCAGCAGTCTCTCCTTCATTGACCTCTGTCAATCCACTGTGATCACACCAAAAATGTTGGTGAACTTTGTGACAGAGAAAAACACCATCTCCTACCCTGAATGCATGACTCAGCTCTACTTCTTCATTGTTTTTGCAATTGCAGAGTGTCACATGTTGGCTGTAATGGCATATGACCGCTATGTTGCCATCTGTAACCCCTTGCTTTACAATGTTACCATGTCTAATCAAGTCTGTTCCTGGTTGCTAACTGAGGTGTATAGCATGAGCTTGATTGGTTCCACAGCCCACACAGCCTGCATGCTAAAGGTGCTTTTCTGTAAGAATAATATAATAAACCATTACTTTTGTGATGTTCTTCCACTGTTAGAGCTCTCCTGCTCTAGTACTTTTGTTAATGAGGTAGTAGTTCTGTGTTTCAGTGTGTTCAATATTTTTGTCCCAGCCTTGTCCATCCTCAGCTCTTACATCTTCATCATAGCCAGCATCCTGCGCATTCGCACCACTGAGGGCAGAGCCAAAGCCTTCAGCACCTGCAGCTCCCACATCTCAGCTGTTGCTCTCTTCTTTGGATCTGCTGCATTCATGTACCTGCAGCCATCAGCAATCAGCTCCATGGACCAAGGAAAAGTGTCCTCTGTGTTTTACACCATTATTGTGCCCATGCTGAACCCTTTGATCTACAGCTTGAGGAACAAAGATGTCAAAGTTGCCCTAAATAAGCTTCTCAAAAAAAGTAACTTTTCATGA